Proteins co-encoded in one Armatimonadota bacterium genomic window:
- the lpxB gene encoding lipid-A-disaccharide synthase has protein sequence MARAGVQLLYDSSQWGAVGVVEALRVAPALWLAQQKLKHRLAQEPPDLLVLVDFGAFNVPLAKWAKERGMKVFYYFPPGSWRRYLPRRNDLPSCTDCIVTPFPWSAELLRQAGANAHFVGHPLLDRVKPSLNEKEFCERLSLNPEGLRIGLLPGSRRQEVRSLLPVLRQAAERLAEQEPAAQFVLALAPAVKDEEVQRVFAGCTVPWRIVRERTYDVMAYSHLLWCCSGTATLEAAILGTPMIILYRGSWLMELEYHLRKRSLNLSFIGLPNLIAQRSVCPELLQHSATPQNIVAHSLNLLPGTEGHRLQREALQEVKSVLGAPGATERAAQMLLECLEVSDADSG, from the coding sequence ATGGCGAGAGCGGGAGTACAGCTGCTGTACGATAGTAGCCAGTGGGGCGCGGTCGGTGTGGTAGAGGCGTTGCGTGTTGCGCCTGCGCTGTGGCTGGCACAGCAAAAGCTGAAACACCGGCTGGCTCAGGAACCTCCTGACCTGCTGGTACTGGTGGATTTCGGTGCGTTTAACGTGCCGCTGGCGAAGTGGGCGAAAGAAAGAGGGATGAAGGTGTTCTATTATTTCCCGCCCGGTTCCTGGCGCAGGTATCTACCCCGGCGCAACGACCTTCCATCCTGCACCGATTGCATCGTCACACCGTTTCCCTGGTCCGCCGAGCTGCTGAGGCAGGCGGGAGCGAACGCGCACTTTGTCGGGCATCCCTTGCTGGACAGGGTGAAACCCTCGCTGAATGAAAAGGAGTTCTGCGAGAGGCTCAGCCTGAATCCGGAGGGCTTGCGGATAGGACTGTTGCCCGGAAGCCGACGACAGGAGGTACGCTCGCTACTACCCGTCCTGCGCCAGGCAGCAGAACGGCTCGCTGAACAGGAACCGGCAGCACAGTTCGTGCTCGCGCTCGCGCCAGCGGTAAAGGACGAAGAGGTGCAGCGCGTCTTCGCTGGATGCACTGTCCCCTGGCGAATCGTCCGCGAGAGGACGTACGATGTGATGGCATACAGCCACCTGCTGTGGTGTTGTTCGGGCACCGCCACGCTGGAGGCGGCGATACTGGGCACGCCGATGATTATCCTGTATCGCGGTTCATGGCTGATGGAGCTGGAATACCATCTCCGTAAGCGCTCGCTGAACCTCTCCTTTATCGGCTTGCCCAACCTGATTGCGCAGCGCAGCGTTTGCCCGGAGCTGCTCCAGCATTCTGCGACACCACAGAACATCGTGGCTCACTCCTTGAATCTTTTGCCGGGCACCGAAGGTCACCGGCTACAACGGGAAGCCCTGCAGGAGGTAAAATCCGTACTGGGAGCGCCGGGTGCGACCGAACGCGCCGCACAAATGCTCCTGGAGTGTCTGGAAGTGAGCGATGCCGACTCGGGATGA
- a CDS encoding glycosyl transferase (possible pseudo, frameshifted), with product MLCVQDGGETVGIAPLYASWTVLGKVLRWIGTGISDRLGILAPPEQEHAVAEAVAEWLENQPCADLHQMADGSWMARIAEAHGWHVVGQEKCPYVVLPETWEAYWGSLSKKTRFNIGYAQRQMQRDLGEVRMDTADAESLPDALDALFDLHTRRWRQRMLPGGFFQPQVRQFHREWAHCALQNGWLRLHTLRTGGAIRAVLYVFHFGRRAYYYLGGFDPALARYSMGTVLTAYAIRRAIEEGCVVFDFLRGDEPYKYRWKPQVQWHRRACHARGMLAWAWRKRVDGETRLWWWLQARLHGKGAS from the coding sequence GTGCTCTGCGTGCAGGACGGCGGTGAGACGGTGGGCATCGCTCCACTGTATGCCAGTTGGACAGTGTTGGGCAAAGTGCTGCGCTGGATAGGCACTGGCATCTCCGACAGGCTGGGCATCCTCGCCCCTCCAGAACAGGAGCACGCGGTTGCTGAGGCGGTCGCGGAATGGCTGGAGAACCAGCCCTGCGCGGACCTGCACCAGATGGCGGACGGATCGTGGATGGCACGCATCGCAGAAGCACATGGCTGGCACGTAGTGGGGCAGGAGAAGTGTCCCTACGTGGTTTTGCCTGAAACGTGGGAGGCGTACTGGGGGTCTTTAAGTAAGAAGACGCGCTTCAATATCGGCTATGCCCAGAGGCAGATGCAGCGGGACCTCGGCGAGGTGCGGATGGATACCGCCGATGCAGAAAGCCTGCCCGATGCGCTGGATGCGCTGTTCGACCTGCATACGCGCCGATGGAGGCAGAGGATGCTTCCCGGCGGGTTCTTTCAGCCGCAGGTGAGGCAGTTCCATCGGGAGTGGGCACACTGTGCCCTGCAAAACGGCTGGCTGCGTCTGCATACGCTGCGAACAGGTGGAGCGATCCGGGCGGTGCTGTACGTCTTCCATTTTGGGCGGCGTGCGTATTATTATCTGGGGGGTTTTGACCCCGCGCTGGCTCGCTACAGCATGGGCACGGTGCTCACTGCCTATGCCATCCGCAGGGCTATCGAGGAAGGCTGTGTGGTATTCGACTTCTTGCGCGGCGATGAGCCGTACAAGTACCGATGGAAGCCGCAGGTACAGTGGCATCGGCGGGCGTGCCACGCGCGAGGAATGCTGGCTTGGGCATGGCGCAAAAGGGTAGACGGAGAAACCCGCCTGTGGTGGTGGTTACAGGCGCGTCTGCACGGAAAGGGGGCATCGTAG
- the lpxD gene encoding UDP-3-O-acylglucosamine N-acyltransferase produces MKMTLQALAQKLNAQVEGDASTLITGASSIEFAQEGDVVFAESPRYLRIAERCPASAIIVWQDAPSIGKPVLRVDSPREAFLKVLELFAPPPRHPQGIDLNAVISPDAELAEDVVIGAGCVIEAGARIGEGSVLYPLCYIGRDVQIGERCVLYPNVTLMHGVKLGNRVIVHPGSVIGADGFGYVTVGGVHRKVPHIGTVEIGDDVEIGANVCIDRAKTGVTRIGSGTKIDNLVHIGHNVQIGENCLLVAQVGIAGSVHIGRYVVLAGQVGVADHVSIGDGAIVAAQSGVAGNLQGGQRYFGSPAREHGKQLRLMAYTSRLPELFERVKELEKKLGVSMEGKDE; encoded by the coding sequence ATGAAAATGACGTTACAGGCGCTGGCACAGAAGCTCAACGCCCAGGTGGAGGGTGATGCATCCACGCTGATTACAGGAGCCTCCTCCATCGAGTTCGCGCAGGAGGGGGATGTTGTCTTTGCGGAATCGCCTCGCTACCTGCGCATAGCGGAGCGGTGTCCTGCTTCCGCGATCATCGTCTGGCAAGACGCACCCTCTATCGGCAAGCCTGTTCTGCGCGTCGACTCGCCCAGGGAGGCATTTCTGAAAGTTCTGGAGCTGTTTGCACCGCCGCCGCGACACCCGCAAGGTATTGACCTGAACGCTGTCATCTCCCCCGATGCAGAACTTGCAGAGGATGTGGTCATCGGTGCAGGGTGTGTCATCGAAGCGGGAGCACGAATCGGGGAGGGCAGCGTGCTGTATCCACTGTGCTATATCGGGCGTGATGTGCAGATAGGCGAGCGGTGTGTGCTGTACCCGAACGTGACGCTGATGCACGGGGTCAAACTGGGCAACCGGGTCATTGTACATCCGGGTTCAGTCATCGGCGCGGATGGTTTTGGTTACGTGACGGTGGGGGGCGTGCACCGCAAAGTACCCCATATCGGCACGGTGGAGATTGGCGATGACGTGGAAATAGGCGCGAATGTGTGCATCGACCGGGCGAAAACAGGGGTCACCCGCATCGGTTCGGGCACCAAGATTGACAATCTGGTTCACATCGGGCATAATGTGCAGATTGGGGAGAATTGCCTGCTGGTCGCACAGGTGGGCATTGCAGGTAGCGTGCACATCGGTCGCTATGTCGTGCTGGCGGGACAGGTAGGAGTAGCGGACCACGTGAGCATCGGTGACGGTGCCATTGTGGCGGCACAATCGGGGGTGGCAGGCAACCTTCAGGGCGGACAGCGCTACTTTGGCAGCCCTGCCCGTGAGCACGGCAAACAGTTGCGCCTGATGGCTTACACCAGTCGCCTGCCCGAGCTGTTCGAGCGGGTCAAAGAACTGGAGAAGAAACTGGGTGTATCGATGGAGGGGAAAGATGAGTAG
- the lpxA gene encoding acyl-[acyl-carrier-protein]--UDP-N-acetylglucosamine O-acyltransferase, whose protein sequence is MGIQTMAHSKIHPTAIIHPTAELAPDVEIGPYSIVGAHVYIGEGTILESHVVVEKWTTIGSYCHIFHSAILGGPPQDTKFKGERSYLRIGDRNIIREFVTIHRATGEEEATVIGDDNMIMGYVHIGHNCKLGNGIIIANQAGISGHVIVEDHVVFGGMVGVHQYTRIGKLAMLGGMSKVVQDVPPFMMVDGRPAEVLDLNTIGLRRHGVPPAVRAGLRQAYKLLYRSKLNMSQAIEAIEEEVEPSPERDYLLDFLRSIRKGFGGRANDPRGMR, encoded by the coding sequence ATGGGCATACAAACGATGGCGCATTCGAAGATACATCCAACGGCGATTATCCACCCGACGGCAGAACTGGCTCCAGACGTAGAGATAGGTCCTTATAGTATCGTTGGAGCTCACGTCTACATCGGGGAAGGAACCATCCTCGAATCGCATGTGGTGGTGGAGAAGTGGACAACTATCGGTTCCTACTGCCACATCTTCCATAGCGCGATTCTGGGTGGACCTCCGCAAGATACCAAGTTCAAAGGGGAGCGCAGCTACCTGCGCATCGGTGACCGCAACATCATCCGCGAGTTCGTCACCATCCACCGCGCTACCGGTGAAGAGGAAGCCACTGTCATCGGCGATGACAATATGATTATGGGCTATGTACATATCGGGCACAACTGCAAGCTGGGCAATGGCATCATCATTGCCAATCAGGCGGGCATCAGCGGGCACGTTATCGTGGAAGACCACGTGGTCTTCGGTGGGATGGTGGGCGTGCATCAGTACACCCGTATCGGCAAGCTGGCAATGCTGGGCGGGATGTCCAAAGTGGTGCAGGACGTTCCTCCCTTCATGATGGTGGATGGGCGTCCCGCAGAGGTGCTGGACCTGAACACAATCGGTCTGCGCCGACATGGTGTTCCCCCTGCGGTACGAGCGGGGCTGAGGCAGGCATACAAACTGCTGTACCGCTCGAAACTGAACATGTCGCAGGCGATCGAAGCCATTGAGGAGGAGGTGGAGCCCAGCCCGGAGCGCGACTATCTGCTGGATTTCCTGCGCAGTATCCGTAAGGGGTTTGGAGGGCGTGCCAACGACCCTCGCGGTATGCGGTGA
- the kdtA gene encoding 3-deoxy-D-manno-octulosonic acid transferase, which yields MFSVMYNLFLILTSPLWLVYLLWRIVVRGKSREGWGQRLGGLPMSPQGRRVIWVHAVSVGEVMAALPLLQAIRERFPQYHLLLTTLTPTGNATARQQLGKLVDAVGYLPADLPFAVGRALKRVRPDALIVMETELWPNLLTMAYRRGVRTLIANGRLSDRSLPTYRRFRWFFAHVLRSVDAICVQSEEDARRFCAIGAPPDRVHVAGNTKFDQAAVGAQDVDAASLRRDLGLPEGAPVLVIGSSRAPEEEAIIANAYRILRERFPNLCIVWAPRHVERADAIVELLQQEGFRPWRRTQGTPDTPREQIVLDTFGELGKVYAVCDVAIIGGSFVPLGGQNLLQPLAHGKPVIHGPYMNNFRDVAALAREARVAWVARDAEELAQRVVELLQAEPLREEVARRAQALVHEQQGASQRILDILGELLQLAGAGEDREEA from the coding sequence ATGTTCAGCGTGATGTATAACCTCTTTCTCATCCTCACCTCTCCGCTATGGCTCGTCTATCTGCTATGGCGTATCGTGGTGCGGGGCAAATCGCGCGAGGGATGGGGGCAACGACTGGGCGGACTGCCCATGTCCCCGCAGGGACGCAGGGTCATATGGGTTCATGCCGTGTCTGTGGGCGAGGTGATGGCAGCTCTGCCTCTCCTGCAGGCGATTCGCGAACGATTTCCCCAATACCATCTGCTGTTGACCACTCTCACACCTACTGGCAACGCCACTGCCCGTCAACAACTGGGTAAGCTGGTAGACGCGGTGGGCTATCTGCCGGCGGACCTTCCCTTTGCGGTAGGACGTGCCCTGAAGCGGGTTCGTCCCGATGCGCTCATTGTGATGGAGACCGAGCTGTGGCCCAACCTGCTCACGATGGCGTACCGCCGAGGGGTGAGAACTCTCATCGCCAACGGTCGCCTCTCTGACCGAAGCCTGCCCACCTACAGGCGGTTCCGATGGTTCTTCGCTCACGTATTGCGCAGTGTGGACGCGATATGTGTGCAATCGGAGGAGGACGCCAGACGGTTTTGTGCTATCGGTGCGCCCCCCGACAGGGTGCATGTGGCGGGCAACACCAAGTTTGACCAGGCGGCGGTCGGGGCACAGGATGTAGACGCGGCTTCGCTCCGTCGGGATTTGGGGCTTCCCGAAGGGGCTCCTGTGCTGGTCATTGGTAGCAGCCGTGCGCCGGAGGAGGAGGCGATTATCGCCAACGCTTACCGCATACTGCGCGAGCGTTTCCCGAACCTGTGCATCGTATGGGCGCCTCGCCACGTGGAGCGTGCAGATGCGATTGTAGAGCTCCTTCAACAGGAAGGTTTTCGCCCGTGGCGACGCACGCAGGGTACCCCGGATACTCCGCGGGAGCAGATAGTGCTGGACACCTTCGGCGAGCTGGGAAAGGTGTACGCGGTGTGCGATGTGGCGATTATCGGCGGGAGCTTTGTGCCCCTGGGAGGGCAGAACCTGCTGCAACCTCTGGCACACGGCAAGCCGGTGATACACGGACCCTACATGAACAACTTCCGCGATGTCGCCGCGCTGGCGAGGGAAGCCCGTGTCGCATGGGTCGCACGAGATGCGGAGGAACTGGCTCAGCGAGTGGTTGAGCTTTTGCAGGCAGAGCCTTTGCGCGAAGAGGTCGCGCGGCGTGCTCAGGCGCTGGTACACGAACAGCAGGGCGCGTCACAGCGCATTCTGGATATCCTGGGCGAGTTACTCCAGCTGGCTGGTGCCGGAGAGGATCGCGAGGAAGCGTGA
- the fabZ gene encoding 3-hydroxyacyl-[acyl-carrier-protein] dehydratase FabZ, which translates to MIGPNGVLDVEAVREILPHRYPLLLVDRILELEPGKRAVGLKNVTINEEFFNGHFPGQAIMPGVLVVEAMAQVGGVLMLSLPEHRHKLAYIGGIDKVRFRKPVVPGDTLITEVEVLRFRGSTGKVRVVGRVNGQVVAEAEMIFALVERRKDGSRAQQQMENSTVDEGNSQ; encoded by the coding sequence ATGATAGGACCGAACGGGGTTCTGGACGTGGAGGCGGTTCGCGAGATACTGCCGCACCGCTATCCGTTGCTGCTGGTGGATCGCATTCTGGAGCTGGAGCCCGGCAAACGGGCGGTGGGGTTGAAAAACGTCACCATCAACGAGGAGTTTTTCAACGGGCATTTTCCCGGGCAAGCCATTATGCCTGGTGTGCTGGTCGTGGAGGCGATGGCTCAGGTGGGAGGTGTGTTGATGCTTTCGCTGCCGGAGCATCGCCACAAGCTGGCTTATATTGGCGGCATCGACAAGGTGCGTTTCCGCAAGCCGGTGGTGCCGGGCGATACCCTCATCACTGAGGTAGAGGTGTTACGTTTTCGCGGTAGCACCGGCAAAGTACGCGTGGTCGGGCGCGTGAACGGGCAGGTGGTGGCGGAAGCGGAGATGATTTTTGCGCTGGTTGAACGCAGAAAGGACGGTAGCCGCGCACAACAACAGATGGAAAACTCCACTGTAGACGAAGGGAATTCTCAGTGA
- a CDS encoding alpha-glucosidase/alpha-galactosidase gives MPKITIIGAGSVVFTKNLLGDILSFPELADSHIALMDIDPDRLHTAKRVAEKVAKAVNAHPTITATLDRREALDGADYVINTIQVGGYKPSTVIDFEIPKKYGLRQTIADTLGVGGIMRALRTIPVLLSIARDMEELCPNALFINYTNPMAMNVWAWYRASKVKVVGLCHSVQGTAWSLAVEDLKIPFEEVHYVCAGINHHAFYLRFERNGEDLYPALRQIYLEGRVPHYNRVRYEMMMRLGYFVTESSEHYAEYVPYFIRRDRPDLIERFNIPLDEYIRRCEEVIARWERMRVEFESDEPIEVHRSMEYGSLIIHSMETGIPRVVYGNVRNDGLITNLLPGCCVEVPCLVDKNGVQPIRIGDLPPQLAAIISTNVNVQYLTVEAALTGKREYIYHAAMLDPHTAAELTLDEIWSLVDDLLEAHGEMIPVGKG, from the coding sequence ATGCCAAAGATAACCATCATCGGCGCGGGGAGCGTGGTGTTCACCAAGAACCTGCTGGGCGACATCCTGAGCTTCCCTGAACTGGCAGATTCGCACATCGCCCTGATGGACATTGACCCCGACCGTTTGCACACCGCGAAGCGCGTGGCGGAGAAGGTGGCGAAGGCGGTGAACGCTCATCCTACCATCACCGCCACGTTAGACCGGCGCGAGGCGCTGGACGGCGCAGATTACGTCATCAACACCATTCAGGTAGGCGGCTACAAGCCTTCTACCGTGATTGACTTCGAAATCCCCAAGAAGTACGGCTTGCGCCAGACCATTGCCGATACGCTGGGCGTGGGAGGCATCATGCGGGCACTGCGTACCATCCCCGTGTTGTTGAGCATCGCGCGGGATATGGAAGAGCTGTGTCCGAACGCGTTGTTCATCAACTACACGAACCCGATGGCGATGAACGTGTGGGCATGGTATCGCGCCTCGAAAGTGAAAGTGGTGGGGCTGTGCCACAGTGTGCAGGGCACGGCGTGGTCGCTGGCGGTGGAAGACCTCAAAATCCCCTTTGAAGAGGTCCACTATGTGTGCGCAGGCATCAATCACCATGCCTTCTACCTGCGTTTTGAGCGCAACGGCGAAGACCTGTACCCCGCTTTGCGCCAGATATATCTGGAAGGGCGCGTGCCTCATTACAACCGCGTGCGCTACGAGATGATGATGCGACTGGGCTATTTCGTCACGGAGTCCAGCGAACACTACGCGGAGTACGTGCCCTACTTCATCCGCCGCGACCGTCCCGACCTCATCGAGCGGTTCAATATCCCGCTGGATGAATACATCCGCCGTTGTGAGGAAGTGATTGCCCGCTGGGAGCGGATGCGCGTGGAGTTCGAGAGCGATGAGCCGATAGAGGTACACCGCAGCATGGAGTACGGCTCGTTGATTATCCACAGCATGGAGACAGGCATCCCGCGCGTGGTATATGGTAACGTGCGCAACGATGGTTTGATCACCAACCTGTTGCCGGGCTGTTGCGTGGAAGTGCCCTGCCTGGTGGACAAGAACGGCGTGCAACCCATACGCATCGGCGACCTGCCCCCGCAGCTGGCGGCGATCATCTCCACCAACGTCAACGTGCAGTATCTGACGGTGGAAGCCGCGCTGACCGGCAAACGCGAGTATATCTACCACGCGGCAATGCTCGACCCGCATACCGCTGCGGAGCTCACTCTGGACGAAATCTGGTCGCTGGTAGATGACCTGCTGGAAGCGCACGGAGAGATGATTCCTGTCGGTAAAGGATAG
- a CDS encoding ABC transporter ATP-binding protein, with the protein MPTRDDKQLQRRLWRDLKPHLKYIILGLICAAGAQGITLRIFALTRDVVNAAQHYHDVSLLNRVSLIVVGAFLLKFVFAYGQTYYLSLAVNRFTMRLRERVYEHLQSLSLSYFTHRRTGALMSVLTNDINAISSGGTLLKDMVAAPIGLVGGLVWLFVVSWKLSLIALVGVPVMALIIRAIGKRMRYIGQQTQLRLEDVTAVMQETIAGVRTVKAFATEPREIQRFKERNYLSYRAMMDGVRTSAALRPLIELIGAGGIAFVLWYGGHLIVRGELDFGGLSSFLLTLNLVAQSMQTLGSINVTRQQVLAAAERVYREVLDVHPEVQELPDAPPMPPIVGHVRFEEVSFAYHRGGRLVLDNISFEMQPGSVVAVVGHSGAGKSTLADLIPRFYDPTSGRVLIDGIDIRMVQIASLRKQIGIVPQETLLFGGTIRDNIAYADPDATDEQVIEAAKAAHAHEFIQRLEKGYETPVGERGVRLSGGERQRIAIARAILKDPRILILDEATSSLDTASEALVQQALEELMRGRTTLVIAHRLSTIVNADWILVLEHGRIVEQGTHQELLAKGGVYARLFRKQMGEQMTQELVAQGE; encoded by the coding sequence ATGCCGACTCGGGATGACAAACAACTACAAAGGCGATTGTGGCGAGACCTCAAGCCTCACCTGAAATACATCATTCTCGGCTTGATTTGCGCAGCGGGAGCGCAGGGGATTACCCTGCGTATCTTCGCGCTCACCCGTGACGTGGTCAACGCGGCACAGCACTACCACGATGTGAGCCTGCTCAACCGCGTGAGCCTGATTGTTGTCGGAGCATTCCTCCTCAAGTTTGTTTTCGCCTATGGGCAGACCTACTACCTCTCCCTGGCGGTCAATCGTTTCACGATGCGCCTGCGTGAGAGAGTGTATGAGCACCTGCAGAGTTTGTCGCTCTCGTACTTTACCCATCGCCGCACCGGCGCGCTGATGTCGGTACTGACCAACGATATCAACGCCATCTCCAGTGGAGGCACCCTGCTGAAGGATATGGTGGCTGCGCCCATCGGGCTGGTGGGCGGTCTGGTGTGGTTGTTTGTGGTCTCCTGGAAGCTCTCGCTGATAGCGCTGGTGGGTGTGCCGGTGATGGCGCTCATCATCCGTGCTATCGGAAAGCGTATGCGCTACATCGGTCAGCAGACACAGCTGCGTCTGGAAGACGTAACCGCGGTGATGCAGGAGACCATCGCCGGGGTGCGTACGGTGAAAGCCTTTGCGACCGAACCGAGGGAAATCCAGCGTTTCAAGGAGCGTAACTACCTGTCGTACCGTGCGATGATGGACGGCGTGCGCACCAGCGCCGCACTGCGCCCGCTGATAGAACTGATCGGTGCTGGTGGGATCGCCTTCGTGCTGTGGTATGGCGGGCATCTGATTGTGCGGGGCGAGCTGGACTTCGGCGGTCTGAGCAGTTTTCTGCTGACGCTGAACCTGGTGGCTCAGAGTATGCAGACTCTGGGGAGCATCAACGTCACCCGTCAGCAGGTGCTGGCAGCAGCGGAGCGCGTGTATCGCGAAGTGCTGGACGTTCACCCCGAGGTACAGGAACTGCCCGATGCGCCTCCGATGCCGCCCATCGTGGGGCATGTGCGTTTTGAGGAGGTGAGCTTCGCCTATCACCGCGGAGGGCGCCTCGTGCTGGATAACATTTCTTTCGAGATGCAGCCCGGCAGCGTGGTAGCGGTGGTGGGACACAGCGGGGCGGGCAAAAGCACCCTCGCCGACCTGATCCCGCGCTTCTACGACCCCACCTCAGGGCGGGTACTCATCGACGGGATAGACATCCGCATGGTGCAGATAGCCTCATTGCGCAAACAGATTGGCATCGTGCCGCAGGAGACCCTCCTGTTCGGAGGCACCATCCGCGACAATATTGCCTATGCCGACCCCGATGCCACCGATGAGCAGGTGATCGAGGCAGCAAAGGCAGCTCACGCCCACGAGTTTATTCAGCGGCTGGAGAAGGGATACGAGACCCCTGTCGGCGAGCGGGGTGTGCGCCTGTCAGGTGGGGAACGACAGCGTATCGCCATTGCCCGGGCCATCCTGAAGGATCCGCGCATTCTCATTCTGGACGAGGCGACCTCCTCGCTGGACACCGCCTCCGAGGCACTGGTGCAGCAGGCGCTGGAGGAGTTGATGCGTGGGCGCACCACGCTGGTGATCGCCCACCGCCTGAGCACGATAGTCAATGCCGATTGGATACTGGTACTGGAGCATGGGCGCATTGTAGAGCAGGGTACGCATCAGGAACTGCTGGCGAAGGGTGGCGTATACGCCCGACTGTTCCGCAAACAGATGGGCGAGCAGATGACACAGGAGCTGGTAGCGCAAGGTGAGTAA
- the lpxC gene encoding UDP-3-O-acyl-N-acetylglucosamine deacetylase produces MSRQCTLKEAVSVEGVGVHTGKQSRVTVRPAEENAGITFCVEGRHIPALAEYVVSTDRCTTLGRDGVRVMTVEHLLSALAGTGVDNAHIEVDGEEIPVLDGSAMPWAERFQQVGLCEQSAERQRIRLTRPVSVMAGDRGIWAMPHPERLLITTVHYDHPLIGTQVAWFHLDKIDYLEEIAPARTFGFWEEVEALLARGKALGGSLDNALVIFPDRYSTPLRFPDEVLRHKVLDLLGDMALVGAQVEALFVAVKPSHTMNTAFALALRQTIQGE; encoded by the coding sequence ATGAGTAGACAGTGCACGCTGAAAGAGGCGGTCAGCGTCGAAGGCGTTGGCGTGCACACAGGCAAACAGAGCCGGGTAACGGTTCGTCCGGCAGAGGAGAACGCGGGGATTACCTTCTGCGTGGAGGGGCGACATATCCCTGCGCTGGCAGAATACGTTGTTTCCACCGACAGATGCACCACCCTCGGCAGGGACGGCGTGCGGGTGATGACGGTGGAGCATCTGCTTTCCGCGCTGGCAGGCACTGGTGTAGACAACGCGCACATCGAGGTAGACGGTGAGGAGATACCGGTTTTAGACGGCAGTGCGATGCCCTGGGCAGAGCGTTTTCAGCAGGTGGGGCTCTGCGAGCAGTCCGCAGAGCGCCAGCGCATCCGCCTCACGCGCCCGGTATCGGTCATGGCGGGCGACCGGGGTATCTGGGCAATGCCTCATCCCGAACGTCTGCTCATCACCACGGTGCACTATGACCACCCATTGATAGGCACGCAGGTGGCGTGGTTCCATCTGGATAAAATAGACTATCTGGAGGAGATAGCACCTGCCCGCACCTTTGGCTTCTGGGAAGAGGTGGAAGCACTGCTGGCACGGGGGAAAGCACTGGGCGGAAGCCTGGATAATGCGCTGGTGATCTTTCCAGACCGTTACAGTACTCCCCTTCGCTTCCCGGATGAGGTGCTCCGGCACAAGGTGCTCGACCTTCTCGGCGATATGGCGCTGGTGGGCGCGCAGGTGGAGGCGTTGTTCGTGGCGGTAAAGCCCAGCCACACGATGAACACCGCCTTCGCGCTGGCATTACGACAGACCATACAGGGGGAGTGA